The Nicotiana sylvestris chromosome 6, ASM39365v2, whole genome shotgun sequence genomic sequence atttaaagcaAGAGTTAAAATTAATGTACATACATCATCTTCGCGCATTCGCTTCAAAGAAGAATATTTATGGCTATTCAACGACTCATCGCTGCTCGATGAACTAGCCGGCGGAGGAGGAGGAGTCGATGACCACGGAACAACCTGAATATCCTCCAAATCAATCTCCTCATCTTCACCTTCTCCACCGCTTCTTTCATCGTTCACACACCGTTCACACACAGAGACTGTCCGGCCAACCTTCGCTCCGGCGGCCGACCAAGCCGTCGGCAATTGGCACACGTGGCACAACAACGACCTCGAGTGCCTCGCTACCAGAAAATTCACCGAGTGTACCTTTGCATCACAATCCCAACACAAATTCGCCTTGTCCGATTCGCAGTAAAT encodes the following:
- the LOC104245695 gene encoding putative zinc finger protein CONSTANS-LIKE 11, whose product is MKNCELCNGLARIYCESDKANLCWDCDAKVHSVNFLVARHSRSLLCHVCQLPTAWSAAGAKVGRTVSVCERCVNDERSGGEGEDEEIDLEDIQVVPWSSTPPPPPASSSSSDESLNSHKYSSLKRMREDDDDSGTSTSHREVGKLPQPEERDGDQAASSSSTRMRKPSKIQKTEGSLTGRVETTGYSRMMELIGVRRDPV